The Verrucomicrobiia bacterium genome segment CGGCGGTAATTTGTGAATGGGGCGAGAGGCTGTAAAGGCTTTAATCGCCGGCGCCCGCCGGGCAAACACTCCAGATGCACACGGCAAACTTCCCCTTGAACTTTTGGGTTCCCACCTTAGCTTTGCCCGCCATGATTCTGGATTTCGTCAAAATGAACGGCGCGGGGAATGACTTCGTGCTCTATGACAACCGTTTGCGCTCCGTCAACCTCACGCCCGCGCAAGTCGTCCGGATTTGCGACCGTCATCGCGGCGTCGGCGCGGACGGTGTGATCGGGCTGGTCCCGTGCGATTCCGGCAAGGCGGGCTGGGCTTGGGAATTCTGGAACAGCGACGGCAGCCCGGCCGAAATGTGCGGCAATGGGGCGCGCTGTTTCGCGCGCTACGTGCAGCGTCTCGTCGGTGGCGCGGAGATGATCACCTTCGAAACCACGGCCGGCATTATTTCCGCCCAGTTTCGGGGTGAACTCGTCAGCGTCAACCTGACCGTGCCCAAGGATGAGCGCCTCAACATGAAAGTGCCCCTGACCAGTGCAGGCGAAACGGTCATTCATTCGATCAATACCGGCGTGCCGCACGCCGTCATCTTCGTTCCGGACGCAGACAAGGCCATGCTGGCCAGTGTTGGCCCCGAAGTCCGGCGGCATGCCGTGTTCGGCCCGCGCGGCACCAACGTCAACTTCGTCCAGGTGCTCGGGCCGGGCAGCATTCGCGTCCGCACCTTTGAGCGCGGGGTCGAGGGCGAGACGCTTGCGTGCGGCACCGGCGTGGCCGCCTCCGCGTTGATTGCGTCCAAAGTCCACCAGTTCACCTCACCCGTGAAAGTGCGCGTGCAGGGTGGCGATGAACTGGAAGTGAGCTTCAGCACCAGCAACGGCGTCATCAACGACGTCCGGTTGCGCGGGCCGGCGGATTTCTGTTTCTACGGCCGCATTGAAATCTGATCCCTACCAGCGGGACAGTCCGTTGCATCATTTTTCAGTCTCGCCAAGGGGCGCGTGATGCCGGATTGTATCCGTTGCATTTTTTGAATCATGTTTACCGGCACCTACACTGCGATTGTGACGCCGTTCAAGCACGGCAAGGTTGACGAATCCGCGCTGGAACAGCTTGTGAAGCGCCAGGTCAAGGCGGGCGTCGAGGGGCTCGTCCCGGTGGGCACCACCGGCGAGTCGCCCACGCTCGATTACGACGAGCACATCCGCGTGGTGGAAATCGTCGTCAACGTCGCGGCTGGCCGGGTCAAGGTCATGGCCGGCACGGGCGGCAATTCGACCACGGAGGCGATTCACCTGACCCAGCGGGCGGAAGCCGGCGGCGCGGATGGCTCGTTGCAGGTGGCCCCTTACTACAACAAGCCCAGCCAGGAAGGGCTGTTCCAGCACTTCCGCGCCGTGGCCCGCAGCACCAAACTGCCCATCATGCTTTACAGCATCCCCGGGCGCTGCGGCATTGAGATTGGCGTGGACACGGTCAAGCGTCTGGCCGAAGCCTGCCCGAACATTGTCGGCATCAAGGAGGCGGGCGGTTCGTGCGATCGCGTCAGCCAGTTGCGCGCCGCCTGCGGGCCCAGGTTTGAAATCCTCAGCGGTGACGATTCGCTCACGCTCCCCTTCATGAGTGTCGGCGCACAAGGCGTCATCAGCGTGGCCTCCAACGTGATCCCGCGTGAAGTGGCGACGATGGTGCGTGCCTTTGCCAAAGGCGACGTGGGGGCCGCCCAAAAACTGCACGCAAAGTATTACCCGATTTTCAAGGATCTGTTTATCGAAACCAACCCGGTGCCGGTCAAGGCGGCGCTCGCGTTGCAGGGACTCATCGCCGAGGAATATCGTTTGCCGCTCGTGCCGATGACGGCGGCGAACCGCATCAAGCTGGTCAAAACCCTCAAGGCGTGCGGGGCTCTCAAGTCATGAGCGCCACCAAGGTCATCATCGTTGGCGCCAAAGGCCGCATGGGGCAGGCCTTGCTGAGCTGTGTCGCCCGCAATCCCGCCATTGAAGTGATTGGTGCGGTGGACCAGGGCGACGACCTGGCCGCGCTCGTGGGGCGGTGTGATGCGGTGATTGAGTTTAGCTTCCACACGGCCACGTTGCCGGTGGCCCAATTGTGCGCCGCCCATGGCAAGGCGCTCGTCGTCGGCACGACCGGTCATACCACTGCGGAGAAGGGGGCCATCACGGCGTTGCAGTCGCGCATTCCGATGGTGATGGCCTCGAACTATTCCACCGGCGTGAACACCCTGTTCTGGTTGACGCGCAAGGCGGCCGAGATTTTGGGCCCGAGTTTCGACCTGGAAGTGGTCGAAATGCATCATCGCATGAAGAAGGATGCCCCGAGCGGCACGGCGACTTCGCTGCTCGAAATCCTCGCCGACGTCCGCAAGCTCCAGCTCGACCAGGCCCTGCGGCATGGCCGCCAGGGCATCACGGGCGAACGCACCAGCAACGAAATCGGCATCCACGCGTTGCGCGGCGGGGACGTCGTGGGGGATCACACCGTCATCTTTGCCGCCAACGGTGAGCGGGTGGAGCTCACGCACAAGGCGTCCAGCCGCGACACCTTCGCCAACGGCGCACTGCGGGCCGCCACCTGGGTCGTCACCCAGCGCCCCGGCCTTTACAACATGCAGGACGTGCTGGGGCTCAAATAGGCCGCCGCCGGCCGTTCGCATGGGCTCGACTGCGCCATCGGAAGTCTTCATTGCGCTGGGATCCAACTTGGGCGATTCCGCGCGCCTCCTCACGGAGGCCATGACCCGGCTCCAGTCGTGGTCGGCAGAACCCCTGCGCCGGTCTTCGCTGTGGCAAAGTGATCCGGTTGATTGCCCGCCGGATTCGCCTCCGTTCCTCAATGCCGTCGTCGGTTTGTCGCCGTTGCCCGGCGAAACGCCCGAATCGCTGCTCGAAAAGCTCCGGCAAACGGAGATCGAGTTTGGGCGGCGTCCCAAACAGGTTCACAACGAGGCGCGCCCGCTTGATTTGGACATCATTTCATTCGGCGAGGAAACGCGCAGCAGTCTCGCACTGACGCTCCCTCATCCCCGGGCACATCTGCGTGGATTCGTTTTGGAACCCCTGGCGGAAATAGCCCCGGAACTGATCCTGCCCGG includes the following:
- the dapF gene encoding diaminopimelate epimerase, which codes for MILDFVKMNGAGNDFVLYDNRLRSVNLTPAQVVRICDRHRGVGADGVIGLVPCDSGKAGWAWEFWNSDGSPAEMCGNGARCFARYVQRLVGGAEMITFETTAGIISAQFRGELVSVNLTVPKDERLNMKVPLTSAGETVIHSINTGVPHAVIFVPDADKAMLASVGPEVRRHAVFGPRGTNVNFVQVLGPGSIRVRTFERGVEGETLACGTGVAASALIASKVHQFTSPVKVRVQGGDELEVSFSTSNGVINDVRLRGPADFCFYGRIEI
- the dapB gene encoding 4-hydroxy-tetrahydrodipicolinate reductase, translated to MSATKVIIVGAKGRMGQALLSCVARNPAIEVIGAVDQGDDLAALVGRCDAVIEFSFHTATLPVAQLCAAHGKALVVGTTGHTTAEKGAITALQSRIPMVMASNYSTGVNTLFWLTRKAAEILGPSFDLEVVEMHHRMKKDAPSGTATSLLEILADVRKLQLDQALRHGRQGITGERTSNEIGIHALRGGDVVGDHTVIFAANGERVELTHKASSRDTFANGALRAATWVVTQRPGLYNMQDVLGLK
- the folK gene encoding 2-amino-4-hydroxy-6-hydroxymethyldihydropteridine diphosphokinase; this encodes MGSTAPSEVFIALGSNLGDSARLLTEAMTRLQSWSAEPLRRSSLWQSDPVDCPPDSPPFLNAVVGLSPLPGETPESLLEKLRQTEIEFGRRPKQVHNEARPLDLDIISFGEETRSSLALTLPHPRAHLRGFVLEPLAEIAPELILPGQAQSVAQLAQRLRPTQRLQRLPVGQTS
- the dapA gene encoding 4-hydroxy-tetrahydrodipicolinate synthase; the encoded protein is MFTGTYTAIVTPFKHGKVDESALEQLVKRQVKAGVEGLVPVGTTGESPTLDYDEHIRVVEIVVNVAAGRVKVMAGTGGNSTTEAIHLTQRAEAGGADGSLQVAPYYNKPSQEGLFQHFRAVARSTKLPIMLYSIPGRCGIEIGVDTVKRLAEACPNIVGIKEAGGSCDRVSQLRAACGPRFEILSGDDSLTLPFMSVGAQGVISVASNVIPREVATMVRAFAKGDVGAAQKLHAKYYPIFKDLFIETNPVPVKAALALQGLIAEEYRLPLVPMTAANRIKLVKTLKACGALKS